The following proteins are encoded in a genomic region of Melopsittacus undulatus isolate bMelUnd1 chromosome 8, bMelUnd1.mat.Z, whole genome shotgun sequence:
- the E2F8 gene encoding transcription factor E2F8, translated as MQQADGEMGTGDKENYSSESYRGVLKTPLKQTATSHLVLTEIQPDCQPLTTPPKPKEILQADPWTPTSNLKMLISAASPEIRSREQRRELSDNTNMILQAKHRLQEHLSGDEYEKTQPSRKEKSLGLLCHKFLARYPDYPSTAENNYICLDEVAEELNVERRRIYDILNVLESLHMVSRLAKNRYAWHGRHNLSKTLQALKKVGEENKYTQQIQMIKKREYEHEFDLDGEKNEDMARSFGLNENSEMSFVELPGMEFRAASVNSRKDKSLRVMSQKFVMLFLVSTPQIVSLEVAAKILIGEDQLEDLDKSKFKTKIRRLYDIANVLSSLELIKKVHVTEERGRKPAFKWIGPEVLPGIQGTKLETICTTSPPSISEPIPSKEQCSKNLFPSRGKQNFTRHPSLIKLVKSIENDRRKIQSAPTSPVKISAASTHQHYAAFPSEMALLPAVTKQKLEEQSKKAKEMKMKLSGSALECGLSLPEIVPEPEPPRTTAATQQPALIQPLSACLPSHSSVSPVILPHTPSGVSYTIYLHPSQAHTVTTYSPSFMFQPLPGANVTGIKSINSKVLSKITTEEGDNQVATDDVTKTLTTTERPTIKSETASQQCLKRSQTLQESHLIKRYRRDEENLDTSLGDSTKNERPPSNSSQMTHEMDNFQEERQNKTETLDQNMASCCDQCRGEGIPEDEDKIKTKQDIPVAFAIPAPETFFPSGYLIPLTQCAHGNKAGFLNKEKAGTHSLQHTTYSSPIAGVIPVTASELKAVNIPAFHITPFNIMLSPTSIAAAPVLSNSCLNSSNTSSAPNPSSSVLNFTLQHVGLIPAGVQVPANPVLQHMVVPSQPENVSHSSENLQEGKPSVPKEPQEPQTVTENFFRTPGGPNSVSSLSATSDGTARISQGTLYIPQRKLEVSED; from the exons ATGCAGCAGGCGGACGGGGAGATGGGGACCGGCGACAAG GAAAACTATTCTTCTGAGTCATACAGAGGCGTATTGAAAACCCCTCTGAAACAAACAGCTACCTCACATTTGGTGTTGACAGAGATACAGCCTGACTGTCAGCCTCTCACCACACCCCCTAAACCCAAAGAAATCCTCCAAGCAGATCCATGGACACCTACTTCAAACCTGAAAATGCTCATTAGCGCAGCTAGTCCTGAGATTCGGAGCAGAGAACAGAGGAGGGAATTGTCAGACAACACAAACATGATTCTACAGGCGAAACACCGTTTGCAG GAGCACTTATCAGGAGATGAATATGAAAAAACTCAACCAAGCCGCAAAGAGAAAAGTCTTGGATTACTGTGTCACAAATTCCTAGCTCGGTATCCTgattaccccagcactgcagagaataATTACATCTGCCTTGACGAAGTAGCTGAAGAGCTCA atGTTGAGCGTAGACGCATATATGATATTCTGAATGTGCTGGAGAGCCTCCACATGGTGAGCCGCCTTGCCAAGAACAGATATGCGTGGCATGGGAGACACAACCTCTCCAAAACCCTGCAGGCTTTGAAAAAAGTTGGAGAAGAGAACAAATACACTCAACAAATTCAGATGATCAAGAAAAGAGAATATGAGCATGAATTTGATCTcgatggggaaaaaaatgaagacatgGCAAGATCTTTTGGCTTAAATGAGAATTCAGAGATGTCTTTCGTTGAGCTCCCTGGAATGGAATTTCGTGCTG CATCAGTTAATAGCAGGAAAGACAAGTCTTTACGAGTGATGAGCCAGAAATTTGTGATGCTCTTTCTTGTATCGACTCCCCAAATAGTAAGCCTTGAAGTTGCTGCTAAAATCTTGATCGGAGAAGACCAGTTAGAAGACTTAGATAAAAGCAAGTTTAAAA ccaAAATTAGGAGACTTTATGACATAGCGAATGTTCTCAGTAGCCTTGAGCTTATCAAGAAAGTTCATGTTACAgaggaaagaggcagaaaaccAGCATTCAAATGGATAGGACCTGAGGTCTTGCCAGGTATTCAGG gtACAAAACTTGAAACAATTTGTACGACCAGTCCCCCTTCTATTTCAGAACCAATCCCTTCCAAGGAGCAGTGTTCCAAAAACCTTTTTCCTTcaagaggaaagcaaaacttCACTCGGCATCCATCTCTCATAAAGTTAGTTAAAAGTATAGAAAATGACAGAAGGAAGATCCAGTCTGCACCCACCAGTCCAGTTAAAATTAGTGCTGCAA GTACCCATCAACACTATGCAGCTTTCCCAAGTGAAATGGCTCTGCTTCCAGCAGTCACTAAACAGAAGCTGGAGGAACAATCAAA gaaagcaaaagagatgaaaatgaaGTTGTCAGGATCAGCTTTGGAATGTGGTCTGTCCTTGCCTGAGATAGTCCCTGAGCCTGAACCTCCTCGCaccacagcagccacacagcagcCAGCTCTCATCCAGCCCCTTAGTGCCTGTCTGCCAAGCCACAGCTCAGTCTCACCAGTAATACTACCTCATACTCCTTCTGGTGTGTCATACACAATATATCTGCATCCTTCTCAAGCCCACACTGTGACAACCTACAGCCCAAGTTTCATGTTTCAGCCTCTACCAGGTGCTAATGTAACTGGAATTAAGAGTATTAATTCAAAAGTATTAAGTAAAATAACCACTGAGGAAGGGGACAATCAGGTAGCTACAGATGATGTGACCAAGACCCTGACAACTACAGAAAGACCAACTATAAAATCAGAAACTGCATCACAGCAGTGCCTTAAGAGATCACAAACATTACAAGAGAGTCATTTAATTAAAAGATATAGAAGGGATGAGGAAAACCTTGATACTTCTCTG GGAGATTCGACAAAAAATGAGAGACCGCCTTCCAATAGCTCACAAATGACTCATGAAATGGACAATTTCCAGGAAGAGAgacagaacaaaactgaaacattaGATCAAAACATGGCAAGTTGCTGTGACCAGTGTAGAGGAGAAGGTATTCCAGAAGATGAAGACAAAATCAAAACTAAACAAGACATACCTGTAGCATTTGCTATTCCTGCTCCTGAG actttttttccaTCTGGTTATCTTATTCCTCTTACTCAGTGTGCCCATGGCAACAAGGCAGGCTTTCTGAataaagagaaagctggaacCCATTCGTTGCAGCACACTACCTACAGCTCCCCCATTGCTG gtgTCATTCCAGTGACAGCATCTGAACTGAAAGCAGTTAACATTCCTGCTTTTCATATAACACCCTTTAATATAATGCTGTCACCAACTTCTATAGCTGCTGCACCTGTGCTGAGCAATTCCTGTCTCAATTCAAGCAATACCAGCTCTGCCCCAAATCCAAGTTCTTCAGTTCTGAACTTCACATTGCAACATGTAGGACTAATACCTGCTGGTGTGCAAGTTCCTGCAAATCCTGTCCTTCAGCATATGGTAGTCCCTTCCCAACCAGAAAACGTTAGCCACAGCTCAGAGAACTTGCAAGAAGGGAAA cCTTCTGTTCCAAAGGAGCCCCAAGAGCCCCAGACAGTTACAGAGAACTTCTTCCGGACCCCAGGAGGTCCAAACTCAGTATCTTCCCTCTCTGCAACTTCAGATGGTACTGCCCGAATCTCTCAAGGAACTCTGTATATTCCTCAACGAAAACTTGAAGTCTCAGAAGACTAA